The Fusarium fujikuroi IMI 58289 draft genome, chromosome FFUJ_chr05 DNA segment CCAGCTTAAGCAATACAAACACAATTTGATCAAAGAGAGCATTCGAGTGCGTGAAAATCTCAAAACTCTGTGAAAATACAAccttctaactttattagaTGGGAAACGAAGACTTGGGTTTGCATTTTGAAAAGACCGGATATTTAGAGGCAGCAGCCGAGGCGTACACCCGCATGCGCCAGGACGtaaccaccaccaaacaCATTATCGATTGCGGCGTCCACCTCGTGAACGTCTACATCGCTAGACGAGACTGGACCATGGTTCTGAACAATCTGGGTAAAATCGTCGGTGTTCAGAGTGGTGAGGAGGAACGTTTATATCAGCCATACACAAAGCTTGTCTCCGGTATTGCGCTCCTTGGTCTCAAGCACTACAAGGATGCAGCCAACAACTTTCTCCAAGTCGACTTCACCATACCGCCTGCGCAATACAACCACATCGCTAGCCCAAACGACATTGCCGTTTACGGAGGTCTCCTTGCCCTGGCGACTATGGATAGACAGGAACTTCAAAGTCGAGTCTTGGACAACCAGTCGTTCCGCTCGTTCCTAGAACACGAGTCGCACGTTCGCAAGGCCATCAGTCTTTTTGTCAATGGTAGATACTCAAGCTGTCTTGCTATTCTCGAGTCCATTCGAAACGACTGTCTCCTAGACATCTACCTACAGCGCCACGTTCTATCTCTCTACTCACAGATCCGACGAAAATGCATTGTCCAGTACTTCATACCATTCTCATGTGTCACCCTTGAGAGCTTGAACCAAGCATTTGCACAAGATGGAGAGTCAGTTGAGATGGAGCTCGTATCTATGATCCGCGAAGGAATACTCAAGGCCCGTCTAGATATCAAGGAACAGGTAGGCAACTCTTTCTTTTACCACTTGGCCACTTACTGATTCTGTATAGTTGCTCATTGCAGACCAACCCAACCCGAGACTTGAGATGCAGAAGCAGGCACTTGAGGTAGCTGCCAAGTACgaggaggaggccaaggagagACTCCGTCGCATCAGCCTCATTGCCGCTGGTCTTGAGGCTGCAGGAAGGACAAAGGGACCCGGCCTTGGTGGTCGTGGAATAGATGAGCAGTGGTACGGTGAGGGTAGCGCACCGGGACAACCAGGCGCCGTCGAGGCCTAGAAATTTCGGTGTATAATGGTAAAAGATTGTCCGTCTTGGCCCTTATCAACTGACCCAGTGAAGGAGCAGGGCGAGCTGGGCATCACAACCTTAACCAAGGGTCTGCATATCGCATTACAACCCAGGCGTTAGGAATTCCTAATCACGGTTATCTACTTACGGGTATGGAACTACACTACGGTAGATTAAATGAGGCGTCAGGAGCATTCTTCGAAATCAATCATTCTATCTAATGCTGTTTTTGTGCATGTGTTTCAATTGTTCCTGTTCAAGGGGGGTATCATTATTAAGTTCGAGCCCTTGCCTCCGGCTATATACTATTCTTTAGCCCATCAACTGTCGCAAGTCTGTGGGCGGCCATCGAACTTGCGCAAAGGTCAGGCAGCGTTTGATGCTCTGAAGGTACTTGCGGGTAACCTCATCTCCCATGACATGGCCCTTCTCTCCATCATGCAGCTTCTCACGAGCGCTACGCTCGTGGATGCCTACCATGGTAACACCAATAGGCCACGCTGCCTTGCCGATACTCAGACGTAGATACCCGTCGTTGGCGTCCACGTAACGACGCTCTTGGAGAGCTTGAACGATTTCTGTAACAGGCTTGAGAATGTCGTCATCGAGTTCACCTTGCTCAAATTTGCGGAATAGCTGCAGATTGTTAGCACGCATCTTGTCTGTGGGCAATAAGGATGACTTACTGGTTTCATGTTCTCTCGCGTCTGTACCATAGCATTATATGCCGTTTTACTGGCACTTGTATCCcgcttctcagcctccatAGCTCGCTCGTACTCTGTAAGAACCATCGTAAAGTAGCTTGCCAGTTGTCGAAATAGCCACTTCCTACCTTCCTTGTCTTTTGGTAATTCGGTGGTCACCTTCATATCCTTCTCGTCCACGAGTTCTAGCGTTGTCGGTATAGGACCCTTGGTCATGACTGTCGTCAACTTGCGATATCTTCTCAGTTTCGCAGAGTGATTCTCCCCAAACAATACAGCTGGCTCACCCAGCCCCCTCAACTTTTCAACGAGCTCCTCCTCTGGTATATCCTCGCTGGCATGCTCACCATCCTTAACGTCTTcgctcttggccttgaccagCTCTGGCAAACCAAGTCGCTTCCTTCGGGCgcgttcttcttcagcttcttgctcttcgcGCCTTTTGCGCATGTCCTCAGCAAGTTTGCGACGCTTCTCCTCGCGGGCGGCGTTCTCGGCGGCGGCATCTTCCTCTCGTTTGCgctttgctgctgctttggCTTCTCGCTCGGCCTCAAGGGCTTTTTGTTCGGCAAGGtatgcttctcttctttgcgcTTCGATTTCTGAACGTTTCAGGTACTTCTTTTCCTCGCTACCGGagctcttcttgctctttgAGAGCTCTTTGTTCATGAGCGCTGCGAAATCCATGGCGTGGATTGGATGGCGTTTTTATCGACGTGTTGGTGTTTCCTATAGGAGCGTTGATCCAATGTTCGAATTGGTCTGTTTTTATATCGGGAGATTGCCAAGATTGCGTTGCTCATCAAAAATTTGTTGTCGCAGTCTGTAAGTGGTCAGGTCAGAGTTCACAAATTATTGACGGAGCGCGAAGTCATGATGGTTTCAGCGGATATAGATCGGTTAATTTGGATACTTTAGTTATGCCTCTCATCATTCGTAACTTAAACAACAAAGCCTCACCATAATAACAGAGTCTCCcaatttttctttttaccttCTTGTCAGTCTTATAAAATGTCTTCCTCTCCAGAAAAGTCACTACGCGAAGATACAACACCTTTTTTGCTACATCTCTTCTATCGTACAGGATCTCTTCACAGGTATACATGACCCCATCCAATATAGATGGCCTTAGATCCCAAGAAGTTAACGTTTTACTTATAGGCCAGATGAATTTGAGTCGCATAGTTTGCCGCCACATATACCTGTGTATACATGGTCAGACTGTACTCTGAATGAGTTGGCTCTGGAACTTGCAGGCGCCAAAAAGTCAGCGTTGCCTTCGCCCTCTGTGGGATGTCGTCTCGTATTCCAGTTGGTATTTCCAGACCTTCGAAACACCGCCGCAGTCACAAATGCTCCCCCCAAATACGGGGTTAAGGACCTCGGCAGCATTGTATTGGGTGGTGGTTCCGTAGCAGACACATCTGGTGACATTTCCATGGATGGCACAAGAGGCAGTGACGACAAAACCAAGACACTAAGCGATTGTCGATTTGTAGTTGGCGACTACATCACTTGCGCAATATTACCACCACTCTCGGATGGCTCAGTGGCGCCCGCTTCAAGCGTGCGAAGGGAGCAGGCTTCGGGTCCACATGAAgttcgaggaggtcgagatAACGGTACTGGGCGCAGGAACTCGAGAGGAGGACGGGCTGGCCGGAGGGATGATGTCGGGGGAGATTTTCCTATGGGCGATTGGAGAAGAGGCGAAAGATTACCGGACACCTCTGGTGGGCGATCAAGAGGCAGAGGGAGGTGGTAACAGACACCCAGTGCTTGATTTGATGGCGTCACGTCAATGATACCCATTTTCCATTCAATTCATCAGACATGTCACAATCTCGGCGACCATTCGTTCATTGTTGACCTCGGTTCAATTGAATCCCTACCATGGGCTCTATCCCAATCAGGGTGCTTTATATGTACACAACTCAACCCTCCAATGCCTGGCAGGTTTATTTCTCGTAAATGAGGTCGCCCTTTCGCTTCGCTCGGAAATCCCAGAGTCCCTTCACTTGTCAGCATTTCGGTCGTCGTCGCGGTTCCTACTTCTTGACTTACGTCGGTCTTGTAGGCGATGTAGCCCATGATGGCGGGGACCACGGCCACGTAAATGAAGGTGAGCCGGGCAGTTCGGGGCGTCCATCGGAAGTAATGATGGCGCGTCTTCATCATAGCTATTCACATTGTCAGGATGGGCTCGAGTCGAAAGTGTTGCCGTCGAGGACGGGGAGAAGTCACGCACCGGCATATTTGAGGTAGGCCGGGTCCGGCTTGACGTCTGCAGGGCAGCGGTTAGCATAGTTCGGAATTATTGGTATCCATTTGACCTACTGAGGTGCGCCATTTTGATTGACGGTGATCTGTGTCGTGCTAAAGTGGTTTGCGGGACGAATTGGCCGTCGTGATGTTCAGTTGAATGATGCTAACCTTGGACGATGATTGTAGCTTTGGTGATTACCTAAGTCAGTGTCTGAATTATGGCTGCTATCATTGGACAGTTCCCATCGGGATGAGGCTACCCTGTATCTTGGCCATATCTCGCATGGTAAACTACGGTCTTCTACAAGTACCACTTATTTCAGTTTATAAGTGATGCATCTATTTGTTTTAAGCTTTTAGAATTTATAGGTTTAATTCTATGGGTCCATTTCTGCTGGCTGTAACAAAACTGCTGGACGCGACAGTCATGGCTCATCTGAATGCCAAAAGCAAAGACGACTTATATACGGGTGACATTCGACAAATCTTCATAGATAGAAATCATCGCGTAGGTTATTTTTATGAATGACTTAATATCGAAGTTGAAGCTGTAGGGTTTTCTGACTTCATAATTTTCGCTATAAACTATAGAACAAGTTGGCCTTCTAACTGGAAGCGATAGTTTGGTCGTTTGAACAGAGATAGCGGCATATACAAATAGACAAAAGAATAGATGAGATTGACTCTGAACAGTAAATACTATTACAGCCCAATGGTAGAATACTAGCTAAAATTACAAAAAAGTCGCAGGCACCATGGATTGTATTCAGTATAAACTTCGACTTACACCCAAGGTGCGAGAGTCACGTGAAGAGACCCACATTGGAGCGCGTCTCAAGACCATGGCCCAGAATTTATCGTGATGAAGGCAACTTTCTCAAAAGCTCCCTACCATCTACCCCTGGTCGTGCTCGCTCAAAATCTGCGCGACCAGCATCAatttcatcaccaagcaACCGCGAAAAAGCAGCTActactaatattaatactgATAGCGCTTTGGAACCGGTAGCGTGACTAATCACGCGCAACGGCGCTCAGCCTAAAAGCGACAGCTTCACGATTCATTCCTTTCTCCCCAGCGCATCAAGAAACAATCATGTCGCAGcttcctccgcctcctccccCAGGATGGGggacctcctcctcctcctcctcctccgccctcttcttcgctgcctcctcctccttcaaccccagctccacctcctccaggTTTTCGGCCTCCAACAGACACCCAGATGGCTAAATTCGCCCAGAAAAAGAACGAATGGGTGAGGTCGCGCCGAAACCGCTTTGGGGAGAAACGAAAGGGTGGGTTTGTGCAGACCCAAAAGGCTGATATGCCTCCCGAACATCTCCGAAAAATCGTCAAGGATATTGGTGATGTCTCACAGAAGAGATTCACAAACgataaaagaagctatttaGGGGCACTGAAGTTCATGCCACACGCAGTTCTGAAGCTCCTCGAGAACATGCCGATGCCATGGGAATCGGCGCGAGAAGTCAAGGTGCTCTATCATGTAAACGGATGCTTGACTTTGGTCAACGAGATCCCGCGTGTTATCGAGCCTGTCTTCTTTGCGCAGTGGGCTATGATGTGGACATTTATGCGCAAAGAAAAGGCCGACAGACGACTATTCAAGCGCATGCGATTCCCACCtttcgacgacgaagagcCTCCCCTGTCGTGGGCCGAAAActtggaggatgttgagccCCTCGAGCCCATTCAAATGGAGTtggacgaagaagatgacgaggccGTATATGAATGGTTCTACGATCACAGACCCCTTCTGGACACACCGCACGTCAACGGCCCAAGCTACAAGGCCTGGAACCTCACACTACCTCAGATGGCGACATTATTCCGTCTGAGTCGACCACTTGTTTCTGATGTCGTTGACAAGAACTACTTCTATCTCTTCGACCTTAAGAGCTTGTTAACAGCCAAGGCTCTCAACGTCGCCCTTCCTGGTGGCCCTCGTTTCGAACCACTGTACAAGGATATCGACCCTAACGACGAAGACTTCGGCGAGTTTAATGCGATTGATCGTATCATTTTCCGAAACCCCATTCGAACCGAGTTCAGGGTCGCCTACCCGTACCTCTATAATTCACTACCAAGAAGCGTTCATTTGTCGTGGCACTCACATCCTCAGGTCGTATTCAATCGTGCGGATGACCCTGATCTTCCGACGTTCCATTTCGATCGTCGCATCAACCCCATCTCGTCGCGAACCGTCGCACCCAAGAATGTGGAGATTTCCCACGAGGACGAGATATTTGGCGCTGGTAACATTGAGGAGTCCGAAGACGATGCCTTTGAGCTGCCTGCTGGAGTCGAGCCGTTCCTTGCCGACGAGGATATCGAGAATGAGAACACATCATCTGCTGTCGAACTTTGGTGGGCACCTTACCCATTTGACCGACGATCTGGACGCATGGTTCGAGCACAAGATGTGCCTCTCGTCAAACAGTGGTACCTCGAGCATCCTCCCTCGGATCGACCTCCAGTCAAGGTCCGAGTCTCGTACCAGAAACTCCTCAAAAATTTTGTATTGAATGAATtgcacaagaagaagcccaaggcgCAAAACAAGCAGAACTTGATGCGATCACTCAAGCAAACTAAG contains these protein-coding regions:
- a CDS encoding related to COP9 signalosome complex subunit 1 (G protein pathway suppressor 1) — protein: MSESSPLAAYFAHMRNSGGIIVQEQPKLDLDLYIQNYTGRTKIDRLIHIGKSSVSLCVDALKIAIAEIKKGSDVALYIDAWGCIRLAAPDEPDAQKDQAWIDRVERENKTEAARLETQLKQYKHNLIKESIRMGNEDLGLHFEKTGYLEAAAEAYTRMRQDVTTTKHIIDCGVHLVNVYIARRDWTMVLNNLGKIVGVQSGEEERLYQPYTKLVSGIALLGLKHYKDAANNFLQVDFTIPPAQYNHIASPNDIAVYGGLLALATMDRQELQSRVLDNQSFRSFLEHESHVRKAISLFVNGRYSSCLAILESIRNDCLLDIYLQRHVLSLYSQIRRKCIVQYFIPFSCVTLESLNQAFAQDGESVEMELVSMIREGILKARLDIKEQLLIADQPNPRLEMQKQALEVAAKYEEEAKERLRRISLIAAGLEAAGRTKGPGLGGRGIDEQWYGEGSAPGQPGAVEA
- a CDS encoding related to potassium channel regulatory factor, encoding MDFAALMNKELSKSKKSSGSEEKKYLKRSEIEAQRREAYLAEQKALEAEREAKAAAKRKREEDAAAENAAREEKRRKLAEDMRKRREEQEAEEERARRKRLGLPELVKAKSEDVKDGEHASEDIPEEELVEKLRGLGEPAVLFGENHSAKLRRYRKLTTVMTKGPIPTTLELVDEKDMKVTTELPKDKEGRKWLFRQLASYFTMVLTEYERAMEAEKRDTSASKTAYNAMVQTRENMKPLFRKFEQGELDDDILKPVTEIVQALQERRYVDANDGYLRLSIGKAAWPIGVTMVGIHERSAREKLHDGEKGHVMGDEVTRKYLQSIKRCLTFAQVRWPPTDLRQLMG